One segment of Rosa chinensis cultivar Old Blush chromosome 6, RchiOBHm-V2, whole genome shotgun sequence DNA contains the following:
- the LOC112171577 gene encoding uncharacterized protein At2g29880-like, protein MRHSSGFGWDPITKRFTADDEVWADYLKSHPTHGHFRSETFPDYEDLKIAVGNGTATGMGSISLGDDTDATTFGAEENESWGIGGIDGLVFDRNTNMFVQSENESSQQLAFFSFSDS, encoded by the exons ATGCGCCATAGTTCTGGATTTGGGTGGGATCCCATCACAAAAAGATTCACTGCTGATGATGAAGTATGGGCAGATTATTTGAAG tCACATCCAACGCATGGGCACTTTCGGTCagaaacttttccagactatgagGACTTGAAAATTGCAGTTGGAAATGGAACTGCAACTGGAATGGGCTCAATCAGTCTAGGTGATGATACAGATGCAACAACATTTGGAGCGGAGGAAAATGAATCTTGGGGAATTGGTGGCATAGATGGATTAGTTTTTGATCGAAATACTAACATGTTCGTACAAAGTGAAAATGAGTCATCACAACAACtagcttttttttctttctctgacTCATAA
- the LOC112174802 gene encoding probable aspartic proteinase GIP2 — MASSVQFCALFSTLLLIFTSATFAQQSFRPKALVVPVTKDASTLQYTTRIAQRTPLVPISLVLDLGGQFLWVDCEQNYVSSTYRPARCRSAQCSLAGASGCGDCFSSPKPGCNNNTCGVTPDNTVTRTATGGELAQDVVSVQSTTGSNPGQNVTVSNFLFACAPTSLLSGLAAGVSGMAGLGRTKIALSSQFASAFSFKRKFAVCLSSSTSANGVAFFGDGPYSLLPGIDVSQSLTYSPLFINPVSTASAFSQGDASSEYFIGVNSIKVNDKAVDINTTLLSINNSSGVGGTKISTVNPYTVLEASIFKAVTEAFVTESAARNISRVAAVAPFEVCFSTENVLSTRLGPSVPEIDLVLQNESTYWRMFGANSMVYVSDDILCLGFVNGGENAMTSIVIGGHQLEDNLVQFDLAASRVGFSSTLLGRQTTCSNFNFTSVA, encoded by the coding sequence ATGGCTTCCTCTGTTCAATTTTGTGCCCTCTTCTCAACCCTACTCTTAATCTTCACATCTGCCACCTTTGCTCAACAATCCTTCAGACCCAAAGCCCTCGTCGTTCCGGTCACAAAAGACGCTTCTACCCTCCAATACACCACTCGTATTGCTCAACGAACCCCTCTCGTCCCCATCAGCCTTGTCCTCGACCTCGGCGGCCAGTTCCTCTGGGTAGACTGCGAGCAAAACTACGTGTCCTCCACGTACCGCCCGGCACGTTGCCGCTCCGCCCAATGCTCACTCGCAGGAGCCAGCGGCTGTGGCGACTGTTTCTCATCCCCCAAACCTGGCTGCAACAACAACACATGCGGCGTCACACCTGACAACACCGTCACACGCACCGCCACCGGAGGTGAGCTCGCCCAAGACGTGGTTTCTGTCCAGTCAACGACCGGGTCAAACCCCGGCCAAAACGTTACCGTTTCAAACTTCCTCTTCGCTTGTGCACCGACGTCGCTTTTAAGCGGCCTCGCTGCCGGAGTTTCCGGCATGGCCGGTCTAGGAAGGACTAAAATAGCCCTCTCTTCGCAATTTGCTTCGGCTTTCAGCTTCAAAAGAAAGTTCGCCGTCTGCTTATCCTCCTCCACCTCCGCAAACGGAGTCGCTTTCTTCGGTGACGGGCCGTACTCTCTCCTCCCAGGAATCGACGTTTCCCAGTCCCTCACATACAGCCCTCTCTTCATCAACCCCGTTAGCACCGCCTCGGCTTTCTCCCAGGGTGACGCCTCCTCGGAATACTTCATCGGCGTGAATTCAATCAAAGTCAACGACAAAGCCGTCGATATTAACACCACCTTGCTCTCCATCAACAACTCCTCCGGCGTGGGCGGGACCAAGATCAGCACGGTGAATCCCTACACTGTTCTAGAAGCTTCCATTTTCAAAGCCGTAACTGAAGCATTCGTCACCGAGTCCGCGGCTAGGAATATCTCTAGAGTAGCTGCCGTGGCTCCCTTCGAGGTGTGTTTCAGCACGGAGAACGTGTTGAGCACGCGCCTGGGGCCGTCGGTACCAGAGATCGACCTGGTGCTGCAGAATGAGAGCACGTACTGGAGAATGTTTGGGGCCAACTCAATGGTGTACGTAAGCGACGACATTTTGTGCCTAGGGTTTGTGAACGGCGGAGAGAATGCGATGACTTCGATTGTGATCGGCGGACACCAGTTGGAGGACAATCTTGTGCAGTTTGATTTGGCAGCTTCGAGGGTTGGGTTCAGCTCAACTTTGTTGGGGAGGCAAACTACTTGTTCCAACTTCAACTTCACCTCCGTTGCCTAG